A single region of the Etheostoma cragini isolate CJK2018 chromosome 3, CSU_Ecrag_1.0, whole genome shotgun sequence genome encodes:
- the zgc:165508 gene encoding protein FAM131A isoform X4 gives MLPKSRRALTIQEIAALARSSLHGISQVVKDHVTKPTAMAQGRVAHLIEWKGWCKPMDTPAALESDFNSYSDLTEGEQEARFAAGVAEQFAIAEAKLRAWSSVDGDESNDDSYDEDFLPSNEPTTQSTDVLSYPPYLKDLIHSQLCQHLGLRGPCCEGGGGGEGGGSGEPSPTVGSPDTLCSSLCSLDEHHPLLRDLGGHRGTHSYSNAAELAAKILSALQGGEELLLARLQRAGQNGRGGGDSGFHSLGGGGRGIRPCGGQDSPCYSRSYSETYLSPGEDDDTPCKDYESTVCQADGSGVEYPPDYNPHRRVSDVASSGVVSLDEEDEEEEERAGEPNNQ, from the exons ATGTTACCAAAATCAAGACGAGCTCTCACCATTCAGGAGATTGCTGCATTAGCGCGATCTTCCCTACATG GTATTTCACAGGTAGTGAAGGATCATGTGACAAAGCCTACAGCCATGGCTCAGGGCAGAGTGGCCCACTTGATAGAGTGGAAAGGTTGGTGTAAGCCTATGGACACTCCTGCAGCCCTGGAATCTGACTTCAACTCTTATTCTGACCTCACTGAGGGAGAGCAGGAGGCACGCTTTGCTGCAG gtGTGGCAGAGCAGTTTGCCATAGCGGAGGCTAAGCTGAGGGCCTGGTCCTCTGTGGACGGCGACGAATCTAACGATGACTCATACGATGAGGACTTTCTGCCATCCAACGAGCCCACCACACAGAGCACag ATGTGTTATCATATCCGCCCTATTTGAAGGACCTGATCCACAGCCAGCTTTGCCAACACCTGGGCCTGCGAGGGCCTTGTTGCGAGGGTGGAGGAGGCGGAGAAGGAGGTGGCAGCGGAGAGCCCTCCCCCACGGTAGGCTCCCCGGACACCTTGTGCTCCAGCCTCTGCAGCCTGGACGAGCACCACCCCCTTCTGCGTGACCTGGGCGGCCACCGTGGCACCCACTCCTACAGCAACGCCGCCGAGCTCGCGGCCAAGATCCTGTCTGCGCTGCAGGGAGGGGAGGAGCTGCTGCTGGCCCGACTTCAGAGGGCAGGGCAGAACGGGCGCGGTGGGGGGGACAGCGGCTTCCATAGCCTTGGCGGGGGAGGGCGGGGCATCAGGCCCTGCGGGGGTCAGGACTCTCCTTGCTACTCCAGATCTTACTCTGAGACGTACCTGTCACCCGGCGAGGACGACGACACCCCCTGCAAGGACTATGAGAGCACTGTGTGCCAGGCAGACGGCAGCGGTGTGGAGTACCCACCTGACTACAACCCACACAGGAGGGTCTCTGATGTGGCCTCCTCAGGGGTTGTGTCACTCGacgaggaggatgaagaggaggaagagagggcaGGAGAGCCAAACAACCAATGA
- the LOC117942515 gene encoding heat shock protein beta-7-like: protein MASLTSSSRRSSSSYRSSSRYSTSSSHRSEGSLGGSSDSLDPLFEPFLDSADHSSLFVEERPSCSAPFSRHSRSSYGHTAPVGGTLTSRQSSTGGGVRCLGDSYYMSADVSQFEPHDVVVMAYNHRVVIHAQKVQDDGSISDTFTHKSLFPEDMDPLSVSGTLNPDGTLVVSVRRTTTLGGLEPLGVPTFRSEAHL from the exons ATGGCATCACTGACATCTTCCAGCCGCAGATCCTCCTCATCCTACCGCTCATCGTCACGTTACAGCACCTCCAGCTCCCATCGATCAGAGGGCTCACTGGGTGGGTCGTCTGATTCATTGGATCCCCTTTTTGAGCCGTTTCTCGACTCTGCTGATCATTCTAGTCTGTTTGTAGAAGAGAGACCCAGTTGTTCGGCCCCCTTCAGCAGACACAGCAGATCATCCTATGGACACACTG CTCCTGTAGGCGGCACTTTGACAAGCCGTCAGAGCAGCACAGGTGGCGGGGTGCGATGTCTGGGAGACAGCTACTATATGTCAGCTGACGTCAGCCAGTTTGAGCCACATGACGTAGTGGTGATGGCCTACAACCACCGTGTTGTCATTCATGCccagaag GTACAAGATGATGGAAGCATCAGTGACACATTCACCCATAAGTCCCTGTTTCCGGAGGATATGGACCCATTGTCGGTCAGTGGGACCCTCAACCCTGATGGTACCCTGGTGGTGAGTGTCCGCCGGACCACGACCCTGGGTGGGCTGGAGCCCCTAGGTGTCCCCACCTTCCGCAGTGAAGCACACCTTTAA
- the zgc:165508 gene encoding protein FAM131A isoform X3, with translation MVLTALTQFSCKVNVDDTIEMLPKSRRALTIQEIAALARSSLHGISQVVKDHVTKPTAMAQGRVAHLIEWKGWCKPMDTPAALESDFNSYSDLTEGEQEARFAAGVAEQFAIAEAKLRAWSSVDGDESNDDSYDEDFLPSNEPTTQSTDVLSYPPYLKDLIHSQLCQHLGLRGPCCEGGGGGEGGGSGEPSPTVGSPDTLCSSLCSLDEHHPLLRDLGGHRGTHSYSNAAELAAKILSALQGGEELLLARLQRAGQNGRGGGDSGFHSLGGGGRGIRPCGGQDSPCYSRSYSETYLSPGEDDDTPCKDYESTVCQADGSGVEYPPDYNPHRRVSDVASSGVVSLDEEDEEEEERAGEPNNQ, from the exons gtGAATGTTGATGACACCATTGAAATGTTACCAAAATCAAGACGAGCTCTCACCATTCAGGAGATTGCTGCATTAGCGCGATCTTCCCTACATG GTATTTCACAGGTAGTGAAGGATCATGTGACAAAGCCTACAGCCATGGCTCAGGGCAGAGTGGCCCACTTGATAGAGTGGAAAGGTTGGTGTAAGCCTATGGACACTCCTGCAGCCCTGGAATCTGACTTCAACTCTTATTCTGACCTCACTGAGGGAGAGCAGGAGGCACGCTTTGCTGCAG gtGTGGCAGAGCAGTTTGCCATAGCGGAGGCTAAGCTGAGGGCCTGGTCCTCTGTGGACGGCGACGAATCTAACGATGACTCATACGATGAGGACTTTCTGCCATCCAACGAGCCCACCACACAGAGCACag ATGTGTTATCATATCCGCCCTATTTGAAGGACCTGATCCACAGCCAGCTTTGCCAACACCTGGGCCTGCGAGGGCCTTGTTGCGAGGGTGGAGGAGGCGGAGAAGGAGGTGGCAGCGGAGAGCCCTCCCCCACGGTAGGCTCCCCGGACACCTTGTGCTCCAGCCTCTGCAGCCTGGACGAGCACCACCCCCTTCTGCGTGACCTGGGCGGCCACCGTGGCACCCACTCCTACAGCAACGCCGCCGAGCTCGCGGCCAAGATCCTGTCTGCGCTGCAGGGAGGGGAGGAGCTGCTGCTGGCCCGACTTCAGAGGGCAGGGCAGAACGGGCGCGGTGGGGGGGACAGCGGCTTCCATAGCCTTGGCGGGGGAGGGCGGGGCATCAGGCCCTGCGGGGGTCAGGACTCTCCTTGCTACTCCAGATCTTACTCTGAGACGTACCTGTCACCCGGCGAGGACGACGACACCCCCTGCAAGGACTATGAGAGCACTGTGTGCCAGGCAGACGGCAGCGGTGTGGAGTACCCACCTGACTACAACCCACACAGGAGGGTCTCTGATGTGGCCTCCTCAGGGGTTGTGTCACTCGacgaggaggatgaagaggaggaagagagggcaGGAGAGCCAAACAACCAATGA